The following DNA comes from Dermacentor andersoni chromosome 2, qqDerAnde1_hic_scaffold, whole genome shotgun sequence.
TAGTCTGATGCAGCCAGCAATAAAGTCTCAATATCACCATTTAGCAAAAATGACTTTTTCCAGTGATGGCAACTGTCAGCACAAAGTGCTATACGGCAAGCACAGCAATGCACCATCTCAAAGCAAACACTTACATTTAACATTGACAATAACACGCACCTTTTCGGGGTTCAAGGCTCCCATGTGTGTCTCCAAGTCCTAGGCAGCCACTTGAGTTGGAGCCGAGTGCATAGACATCATCGTCCTGAGTGACCATCAAGGCCTCGTTGCCTGAGCTGCCAAATACACAAGCCAGACGCAGCTTCGACACAAATGTCTTGTCAAGGTTGCTGAAGATGAGCCATTTGTCCAGATCCGTTGAGGTTCCCAGATCCAAGACAGGCAGGGAAGCCAGTCGCTCTGCCATGCCCACTACTTCCTCCTCCTGCTCTTCTCTGCAATGAAGATTGATTAGGGTTGTTTCAAAACCATTAGTAGGACAATGGTTGTGCCTACATAAGTGAAACAGTAAGATACTGTGCCAGTTTCGTAGCACCTCGCATCACCATTCTAATGTATTGCACTCATGCAGAAAGAGAATGTACACGTGCATCACATTATTGCACCGAATGGGACTTATTTAAAGGGAATAATTAGCTTAAGCTCTATTCATAGAGGTGGTTGGAAACTAATGATGACAAGGTGCACAGCAAGATGGGTGGTGCGTTTTCTCAACCTCTCACCACCAAGAAGCGCTTGATTGAAGAAAGCAAGCTTGTGCCTAAAATATCAAATTAAATTCTTACATCACTGCACAATAATGTGCTGCAGGTTACATTTAAATTCTGGCACATTCACTAAGGTAATGTGATGACAAACAATCTTTGTGAGTATACAGTATCCTGCAGTGACTGAAAATATTTGGTCTCAGAAATTGATCAGAGAAAGTAATTTCTACTTCCAGAAATCATTTGGTTCTGTGTGACAGCACAGCTGTTTGCACAGAATAAGTGCATAGGTGATAGTTGCTATGACATTAACGAACAGGGAGAAAAGCTAATGGCATCTTCAATTGGAAATTCTAAGCACTGAGAGTGAAGTAGCGCTACACAGGTCGTGTTAAGCCAGTATTGAGCATTATGATGGGACCAGGTTGGCTCCAATATGTGTAATGGAGCTAATACAGCACTGCAGTTCTCCAATGTGTCCCACATGCAGTGTTCATGAGGACTTAACTTGCATAACAGTATTTACAAGCATTTCACAACATCAGGAACAGACTTGATAAGTACACTGTGATATGTGTTATGGCTGCTATTCCCCTTGTACAGTTGTTCAGGGCTCTCTAGCAGTATGCAACACCTTTTCTCTGGAGCCTGAGAAAGTTTTAAACGAGCATGCCTCATCGGTCAGCCACAGTGGAATCAGAGAGATATGTGTGACACAGCAGCAGGCTACGATTCGCAGAAATCGAGACTTCAAGAAGTACAGCCGCAGTGCGTGCGTTAATAGTTCTTAAAACCTCTACCACAATACACGCCTTTAACTGTACGATTTTCTCAGGTCTAGGTTGAGTGCATTGCTTCTTCTCTGAGCCCGACAGCCCGACAAAGGCACTTTTGACTTTTAAATGCTAGATTAATTTATTAAATTTATGTATCACATTTATTGGACTCTCTCTCATGCATAAAattggaccacctgtggttctttaacgtgcacctaaatctaagcacacaagtattttttttttcatttcgccccaaATGAAATGCAGCTGCTGCCTCTGGGATCAAAGCCACGACTTTAATGCGTTCAGCACCACAATACTATAGCCATTGAACTACCACAGTGAGTCACTTGAAAGCTGTTCTAGATTAATCTGTGGTGCTACTAGAGTTCAATATGCCATAAGCTTAAAACTTTTTCATAGCTCTCTGCCTTGCTCCAAACATGATCAAAGAATTTATGAAATCcagacaaacaaaaagaaagttgagGTGCAGCAAAGTGTATACTGAACAGATAGAAGATGGTGAACATGAAAGTGGTAGCCAAGGGAGACGAAAACCCTGATATGGCAATGATGCAGTCCCTCTGCCTGATTAGTTTATTCAATCAGCTTGTTGTGAAGTGTTAAGGTAAAAAGAATTCAAGCAGAACTCACTTTCTTGCTTAATGCACAAAAATTGTTTATGCTGTTACTCAGTGCTCATATCAAACACAAAGCTTTACTTCAGAGAACACTCAATACCGATGGCAGGATAAAAACGGGCATTTTATGCAGGAGCCAAAAAGAACCTTGCAAGTTAAGCAAAGGAAATTTAACTCGCAcctcaaaaacagaaaaaggaagccGAGTAGAATACAGATCAGTTTTCTTGAAAAGCATCAAGGGGCAAAATTATCTCCGCTAATGCTGGCGTGCGAGATACCTCGTGCTTCGACCGAGGAACAGAAATCTTTCAGGGAACCAACAAAGGCCAGCCGTAATTAAGCGCGCGGGACGGTTGCCGACATGTCGGCTACTACGTCAGCGCTCATAAATTATGAGTAATGTTGCGCACTTATTGTGACTTTGGCAAGTTAGCTACGGTGTGTCTAGCTTTTGTATGGAACTTCTAAACGAGACTGAAAAGCTACTTCGCGTTCTCAACACTTCCCCTGGGAGTGACGAGCGCACAAGTAGAGAATGATTAAACACTGGATTAGGTAAGCCAGCGTGTAAAACTACTCAAGCGCCAGCTGAAAGATAAGGCTCGGTCAGCCTTTAAAATAACATTTTGCCTTTTTCGTTGTCTTTGTTACGTACAAGTAAAGGTGCAACCGGTAAAGATGCAACGTGGGCACAAGAAGGAACGAGACGTTGACAGCTGACGCATGATACTAAAAGACGTTGCGACCCTATGCTGGAGTAGGTGAGGAGCTGATAAGCAGCAGTCCAAGACAAATCAAAGTACAAAAAGGCACGTTTCACTTTTAAGCAGCAATACTTCATAATAGTTCATCGCGGTGCCGTCAAACGCTACAGGGTACACAAAGCAAACGCTCCTTCAATTTGCAACGACATGCACAGGTGTTGAGAATCGCAGTGCGTCGTGTTCTTGCTTAAAGTTTCGCTCATAACTGTGCGTAATACAACCACACACCCACCTGTCAATAGCCGACGTGATTGCCGCTCTTGTCGCCAAGGGACTGTCTCCAAGAAACGCGCACTGCGCCTTCAAAAATGCGCCACTACTCGTGAGCACGCGAGTATTACGAGCCTAAAGACGCCAAAGAAAAGTATCCGTTAGGGCGAACTACGATTGTGAATCATAATTTACCCAAATTAGTTTACTCACACAATAAATAACGTTTACTCTCATGCGCTTTCCTTCAAACAAGAGTGATTTTGACTCGCCAAATGCGCGACTGGTGCGCGTATGCGGCAGCGCGCGGCGGATACGGTGGTGACGCCCTTCGGAAGCTCCGGGCAACTATGGTAGGCACATTTTGTCAGATGTGAACGTAAGAAGCTGCacaagtttgttctttattctatggctgcaCTCttcagcaaaattacaccctttgccacacaaccataatcgtcatctctcttgtccgcatttccgttctctaacgcggcgagcccggtacttcccagcaaCGAATGGCATGCACTCtaataaaacaaaattacaccctttgggtcgtatcttgccacacaacgataatcgtcatctgtcttgtccgcatttcctttctttaacgctgcgagcccggtacttcccagtaaccataacatgcgcgttatcagcatgacagcattcctgacaggaaagtagcgagcgcggcgttttccagaaagaaaacgcatgcaagacagatgacgattatcgttgtgcttCAAAAATTGCCTAAAACAATTATTTATAGCTTACAACAAACTATGAACATTCAGAACCGATTCCATGTGTTCTGCGTTACTGTGCAAGTTGCTGTTAATTAGCTAGCTGATTAGGCCCTAAACAAAGAACACTCTGTTTTTGGATATTCAAAATATCTAGCTATTACATTTGAGATCAGCTGGTGAAAATACAATAACTGTGCAAATTTTATTGAAATtgtataaaaaatgaaaaaggttTTGGAAGTGCCTTGGTCTCCCCCTTTAACTGTTACCTTAACTGTTTGTAGCGCAGTAGACAAGGATGGACAGAGCAACGCACACACACAATTGAGTGCTGAAAAACTGCCTTTTATCCAAAGTATACTATATATGGCTGGTCAGAGAGCCCATTTCTCCTTCCAAAGGTCAGCTGCACAGAGACCTGTAGCCATCAAAACTGTTATCTGTAGAGACAGTCACTGGTATTCCTGTAGTTGCCTTTCATTTTGGCCGGGATTAACGACCTCCAGCACGATGACATGCAACCACTCCTAACAAATACACACTTGTCTGCAGCATTCTGACTGTACTGTAGTACCTTGGATATTCTTCTAGCATGTCTCTAGGATGACAATACAGCACCAAAAAGTGCTTGCACTTCTATGGCATGATCCCCCTCTTCAGGCAGTACAACAGGACTCTTGAACTTACACAACACCCTCATTTGTgtttctctgcctccataattgtCTGCTACACTGTGAAGTGTTTATGTTAACTTGGCTGTACTCATTTTGCATATCTGGTTTCTTTATAAACATGCAGCTTGTCTTTACATCTCTAATCCGGGTCCCCATCATTTTCTGCAACACGGTAATTAAATAAGTCACCCTAAAAGCAGTGCTTAAACAAAAAAGGGTCAAGCAAGAAACTGCAGTGAACAATTGCATTGTAAAACTTTGCTTAGCAACAAAATGCACATTTCAAATGTACAATGCAGCCATGCTTTGTAACATGGTCAAAATACTACATATATTACCTGCTGGGTTTCAGCACAAATTTCTTGCTCCGCTGAAGCGGCAGTTTGCAGATCACAGCAACTGCTGTCACTATGCAGTTCCTCAGGTTGTATTTTTAAATACATGTACTTTACAGGGTGCTGCTTTGAACCTTCTAGTGATCTAGAAACTTGCAATGCTCTTGAAATATCTGACCAATACACAACATATAAACAAGAATATTGCATAAGAGTCGCTAATCTCCAACGGGAATGTCAGCAAAAATTGTCTGCTTGGCATCCTGCAAAGAACTGCCACTATTCTAGGTGCATGGACTGCAAGCAATGTTTTTGTTTACAAACACTCTTGATATTGCCGAAAGAGTCACATTTTTGTGCATTTCTACTGAAAAATCTTGCCCACCTTTCAATTTACTTTGAATTGCTTATTTTTGCTGGCCAAAGGATCATTGATACACTTTCTCTACATGCATACTCCGTTCTATTTTTTACCTGGATACCTTTGTTCACTCTATGAAAATATGGTTAAAGAATGTTAACTATAAAGCTGCAATAAGCAGAACAATTAGGACTGTTCTCAGCAGTTATctattttttctgcatttttaaTTGCAAACCAAATTATTAAATTAATGAACACTCCTTTGCTCTACCTTTACTTCCACTTGCATTATGTGGGATGAGTTTAAATTTTAAATGAGAGTGCTCGAAGAATGACCTTACCCTTTTTCATGCCAACTACTTGATCAGAAAACCATCAAAATTTCCAAACTTTTTTACGACTGGTACATTGTGAGCAGCTTTCATTATTGCGACATCAGCAGTtggttgatttttttttgtgtgtgtattacTGTCCATTATTCTTTTAGGTTCTTGAGTTACTGATAGGCAAGGCCACAGAAACTATCTATATGAAGCACAATAGtccttgaaacaaaagtcaagtgtgttttttttttaacctccaTGCAGTGCCTTATCGCTGGCGTGGCATGAAAAGGAAATCGTAGAGGCTCCGGTGGCAAAGCATTTTTGTTGAGCCGCGTCCATGCGAGAGAGGTCACCAGGCACTCTAGCCCCCCCCCCAAACTTTCATATTCAGAAATGTGTCTTAACTAGAAGCCACAACTTCACTTGGTCCAGTCCAGCACAAGATAATGCCTAATGGGAATGCACCGCAGGAAATGCAATGAGCATCTTAGGCACGATCACGTCAGGCGTTATATTGTGCTGGACATGACCAAGTCAAGTTGTGGCTCCAAGCTAAGGCGTGTTTCTGAATACAGGAGTAAATCTTGCTTGTAAATGTTAGTGATAAGTTGAAGCTCTGAAAACAATTTGCTGCAACTTTCCATGTCTAAGTGTTTACTTTAGGTACAGAAACATCCAAAAACACCATGATTCCACCATTAAAAAGGCATACAGCATAGCTGCAGCTGCCCAACTCTGAGTGACTAGTTTTAAAACCTAGGCTAGCCAGACTTCCACTGCACTTCTGCCAACTGCGTCCTGACAAAATGTTTTTTGGGAAGCACAGAATTCACACCAAAATGATAAAACGACTGTCACTCATCTGTGGCACTCAATAGATGAAAGGGAACACCTGGAGGAGTGAGACTCATCCTTGGCAAGGAAAGGGTTACTAATCGAATACGAATGTTCATATAGAACTGGCTTGGAATATAAAATGAATGCTGAACAGTTTCTTTAGTTCTTAGACAAGAGTGCAATGAGCAAAGGACATACAATAAGGTAAACAGAACTGAATAGGTGTCCAATCTATCATCAACACATGCCAATTTGACTATGAGAGATACCTGGTGATAAACTGCACAATTTCTGAATGAGAACAATGAGAAAGAACACTCTATTACCTGATACTGCAAAATCAACAATGATAACACACTGCTTGCTGGATACATAGGGCCTGATTATGGGCTGTGTGGTGCAACATCTGAGCGTGTATATAAGTGTGTGATGAGCTCAATCATGCTTATGTTCAGGAAAATTTGTTAAAAACGTAGGGATAGATACAACCACATAAAAGTACATTTTTGCCAACCAACAAATCCACTAACAAATTTTGATCTGGTGCCAACTCTGTGTGAGCAAGAAGACTTCCATGACCAACCCAATAACACAAAAACATAAACACTCCCATTGTTCAGTGCCATAAGAAAATTTATGCAAATAATGATTGACATGCCAAATTTGATCCACGTATCATGTCCTCTCAATGCTTTCCACAGGCAGGTACAATATGACACTTAAAGAAAAGCATTTGTAAACGTACTAAGAAAGGATGAAGTGTTAATTAGGTGGGACAGGCTGAGATTCCATGTAAATGCTGCTTCACCGAATCTGTGCCAGTGCAGCAGCTCGTCTGTCCGTGTTCTGGAAAAGTGCCCTGATCAGCCGCTTCAATTCATCAGGCATAAAGCATGCTGCCAGGGGGCCCCTACCATCAGCCCATCGGTCCATGACTTCTCTCAAATTAAAGCGAAGGAGGTTTTTGAGCTCGCAGAATTTCCTCCACGTGGCCACATAATCAGAGGCAAGAATTCTTCCATCCGATGAGCAGGCAGGAATGTCAAATATGTTAACAGCTTGGTCAACAACCTTCTCAAACACTTGAGCTAGTTCTTCTGAAAGTGTGGATGCAATGTCTTCCATGCCAACCACACTTTTGACAACATGCTCAAGCACAGAGTTGAGGAGGCTGCCCACAGTTTCCAAGTAGCTTGTGATTGGCAAGACATCTAGCCAGACTCTCTTGAGCTGCTCTATGTGGAACAAGCAACGCCGCAGAGCTGCATCGAGGCCCTGGTTATTTTCTGATATTGACACTTCATTCAAAAAATCCAAGAGGTGCTTTCGTTGACTGTCAACCTGCTGGCAAAGGGCAACCCTTCCAATCCAACGGATCCTCGACGCGACATCCACAAGTGTAGTACGTCCATGAAACCACACACCTAAGCAGAGTAGTTCATGGGCCAAGTAGAGGCAGTTGTTGTGATGTATTGCTGTCTGCACTGGGATGGTCTCGATTGCGTGCTGGTGGTGTACAGGAGCGACGCAGCAGTAAAGCTCACAAATGTGGCGTACGGCACCCACCTGCCAGGCTTGCTCAGTGGAGCTACCATCAGAACTGTCTTTGGCTCCATCTACCATTGTCTTCAGCAAGGCGACCAGCTCTTCCACGAATTTGCTCACTTGGCACCTCGGAAATTTGAATGGGCTCCCATATAAACAGTGTTCTAATGATGACATCTGCTTCCTACTTAATGGTGGCTCTCCAACCACGACGGTGTCGTGCAGCTCCTGTTTCATAATAGCTCTTGCTTGCAGAAGGATGCTCTGGCTCTGCTTGCTAATGCACAGGGCCTCAAGGTTGGATACAAGGTTGGAAAATCCAGTCTTCTCAGACGAAAGGAAGTTCGTTGCAACTAACTGGTTGTGGAAATCAAGCAGGGCACTGGCCGGATAGCTGTCCAGACGGCTGCCGTCGCTGGGTACGGCAGGTTCGAGGCAGCACTTGGCAACCGTGTCGGAAAACTCGGTACCGATCACGCTGCCCATGGCCTTAATCAAGTCTACACCGATAACGCCGTGCGCTCGTAAACGGTTTGTGAGGAAAGTAAAGAGCGTTGACAAATTCGCGAGTACGTCCTTCACGAGCGGCGCTTTCGACTCGTTAAACTCGACGCGAAACGTCGAGGAATCCAGCGATGTTACGATGACGGACTCGTACTTGACCATTGGTGTGACGATGTCAGCCAGTAGCGAGCGGCCGAATCGGGACATTTTCTCGCGGAGCTGTCCTTGCCTCTGAACAGCTTCCACAAGCCTGGCGAACGCCTCCGCCTCTTCCTTCTCAACTGTGGCAACCGTAAGCTCAGTCACATGAGGCGTCCGGCCCACTTTCCAGATTATGTAACGCTTCCAAACCTCTGACAGCTTGTAGATGAGCCGTTCACTACGAATAACGTGTTCCGTGTGCAGCGCGTCGACGAGCTGCATCTCAGGGCGGTCGCCTTCGAGCTCGCTCACGACGCTACCGACTTCCTCCAAAAGCTGTGAACAGGCCAGGAGATCTTCCGACACGAACTGCGCCTCCGCCTCTTCCAGCAGTTCGTGAAGGCGCGCATAGCGACGTATCTGCGACGACTGCTGCTCGATGGTAGCCAATTCGCGAGACAGCACCTCGAACTCGGTCGTGGACTGCACTAGCCGCGGCTTGACGTGGTCCTCGATATTTTTAAATACCTCTTCCACATCTTCGACAGCTGCCTTTAGGCATCGCATCAAATGCTCGGCGTCTCGGTAGTACGGCAAGAACATGTCATACTTGGAAACCAGCTCTTTCTGCATGTCTGTCTTCAAGTCGTCGATCTTGCGAGACAGTCGGGACACTGCAGCCTTAAGGTTACCCTTTTCTAAGGGCTCCTTAGGCTGTAGAACTTCCGCAACGAGCGACATGATAGCTAAAAACACCGACGATCGAAAGTCAAGGAAGCCGTCGCGGTAGGTTTGGCACCTCAATGTGACACTACACTTCCGCGCGTTCACCGCGTCACCActgaacacctatacaaactacGACTACCATGGTAGCGTCACTACCATTCGCTACCATACGACATATGTAGTCTGCTCACACGGCTCATACCTCCATACAGAGAGAACCGAGAGAACCATAtgcagttcttttatttttttttctgttcctctTGAACATTACGTTTATTTCGTGTTCAGAAATTGATTATAAAGTGTCACTTTACTTAACCCCTGTCATTTATTTAATTTTACTAATGGTGAAAACCAGGTGAAAACCACTAACtccaatagagagagagagagagaaagagagagaatacaAGAGGTAAAAGGCAGAAACAGAAAGCCAAGCTTCAAAATCGCTGTGCACGACccctttcgatcgcgatcgagcccgatccggatcgaaattctcgaccgcgaCTCCCTACAGCAGCTTGCGCAAATGCGCCAATCActaccgagaaattcgatcctgaTTGGAAATTCGATCCTATCGAAAATGCACTATGTGACACCCGTGTAAACGTTGGATTCTGAAGCCCACTGGCCCACTGCTCAGGCTAAAACCACACTTCAAAGCTTTAGCTGAATTAGCGTACAGCAAACAATAGATTGTCTTATTGTTATTAAACTATGCAGAACACCGACGATATACAAGTGTGCAGTCACATGGTCATACTCTCTGCACCTCTATGAAAAATTGTAGACAAAACAAACTTCCGAAAAATGTTTTTGTGCCGCTGTAACTTTATGTCAATCGGCAAAATAGAGTTCCCGTTGCACGTAGCTTCTTCGTCTGTGCAGACCGTGGTTGCAGCAGGTTGCAGCGTTGCAGTGCATTGTAAGTGGCACGGAAGaaggaaataaaacaaaagaggATAAGGCAATAACGTTGCTGGCGGCATCTGGCAGCAGCGTCCCGCGTTTTGACCGACTACGCCATGACTACGCACCCTGTCGTGTACGCCACTTTCCCCTCCCATCACCGCGCTTCCCGTGCCTCCCTTTGCAATAGAGACACATAGACATCGCCATCGTTTTGAGGACGTATTTTTATTGTTCGTATGTGCTAGTTCCAAGTTCGCTGCGTACTGCATATATCTCGCCGGGTACAGAACATGTGTAAGTTATCAGCCCCAAGCCTTGTAGCGTGCACGTTCTACAAAATGCCGTGTCTGCCGATCGCGCTTTGCAGGTCGTTGACAGATAGATTTCACCTTGATAAATAAAACCTTGTTTCTGCGTTGCGTTTAACATCGCGCGTTTAACATCGCGCACTTAACACGCATCTTAGAAGTTCTATCAAAAGGGCAGAAAGTAACCCTTATTTACTGGCTTACATTAAAACGTAAATAAATCCCTAAGAACGCTGGTTTCTCTTTATAAGTGTGGTCCAAAGCTACCATGTAAATTACACAGCGACAACGTCTGAGTAAATCGCAGCCCACAATGCAAGGTTTGCTGCGAGTCTGCGTAATATATATTGATTTCGGCGGCAAAGTGACCCAGCTACCGCAGAAAAACATTTAGTTGATGGTTGTGAGTTGCTTAGATGGTCGATGTCAAAATTGCAGCGAACTCGGCGGGGTCGGACATGGAACCTGGCAGCGAAGACGAAGGTCCTTGCAACGTCGCCAGTCCGGTGAGCGTCGATGATGCGCTTTAACCAGCAGATTGTGATGTACTATGATCGTACGCAAATGACAGCGCATCATACTGTGATGTAGGCTCAGGTCAATCGAGGCGCCTAGCCAGAGCTGTGAAACTACGGTTTCCTTTTCTTTGACTTTCCTAACAGCTGTTGGTTTAGAATGCTCCGTTGCGAAAGTTAGATTTCCGTGCTGCTTGTTGTTCATGTTGTTCTGAATCAAGAAATCAAAGTCGCGccaaacctctttttttttttttaatctgcgtTAGCCCCTTACTGCGCGAATTTTAATTTCCTTTTGAAAAATTTAGAGAAGCGTTTGCTTAGGCCAGACATGCCCAAACCAACCTCGCTTTTATAATGAAAAGCTTGGTTGCAAATTTATGATTAAAAAATTGTCGCGTATCATATATGATACACCATGCAGttacgggcattttttttttttgaccatgCAGAAAGACATTTGAATTGCAGAAAACTTGCAAAAATTTCGgagccattgaaaaaaaaacttgacacATTACTTGAAGAGATTGAGTGTATTGATGATAAATGGGATTTTTTTAGTGCATGGACCAGGGATGGCCAAAGAGCATGTTTCTCACACCTCCAGCTAGTACAAGCTTTACTAAAATTTGATGACGTCATCCTTGATTGACTGACACATACCTTCAATATCTAGGCCAGGTCATTTATGTTACGGTTTTGGGCTAATTTGTACTTTGCATAGTCGTTAGTAGTTCAGTGCAAGCCGAAAGAAAACATTCTTCCTCTTCTTCCGAAAGTATTTTGTTGCTTCTAGTGTTGTTAGCTCCTGGAACATGGCAGGCCCCATGTTATCGTAAACGCTGCTGTCATGTTCATTTTGTTACCTATTCTGCATCAATAATAGTTCTAAGGAAAAGGGTATAGCTTGTGCACACAAAGACTTTGCTGCCAAATTAGTACTTTTTCGACAAAACATCTCTACTGCCCTGCACAAGACAGCCCATAACCGCATGCTGTACTACGTATGATACAGCAAATAATGCTTGCCTCACAGAACTGCTCAAATGTATTTCTCTATCGAAACATAACAGAAGGCAAAAAAGGGGTAAATAAACACCCTGATAATTCTTGTGTGCCGATTTCAATGCACAAATTTTGGAAATAATGTGTGCATTTAACTTTTTGCACATTGCTAGACGAGCTGTCACCATACATTTCTTAAAGGAAAAATAACTCAAACATTATTTCCAGTGCTAAAGTTTCTATGTATTTCATTGCTAGAGAGGACATAAATTCCGGTTGAATATGTaggatttcttttcttgttgaTTCTGTTCTGCTAGAAGTCTTTCTATACTTAACATGTATGACACACCATGCGGTGATGGCTTAGAAGTTGTGGGCCTTCCCCATTGTAAATTCTGGGAGTAAAGGTAACTTCTGGTGCATAGAAATGGAAAAGTAATTTTG
Coding sequences within:
- the Zw10 gene encoding centromere/kinetochore protein zw10 homolog yields the protein MSLVAEVLQPKEPLEKGNLKAAVSRLSRKIDDLKTDMQKELVSKYDMFLPYYRDAEHLMRCLKAAVEDVEEVFKNIEDHVKPRLVQSTTEFEVLSRELATIEQQSSQIRRYARLHELLEEAEAQFVSEDLLACSQLLEEVGSVVSELEGDRPEMQLVDALHTEHVIRSERLIYKLSEVWKRYIIWKVGRTPHVTELTVATVEKEEAEAFARLVEAVQRQGQLREKMSRFGRSLLADIVTPMVKYESVIVTSLDSSTFRVEFNESKAPLVKDVLANLSTLFTFLTNRLRAHGVIGVDLIKAMGSVIGTEFSDTVAKCCLEPAVPSDGSRLDSYPASALLDFHNQLVATNFLSSEKTGFSNLVSNLEALCISKQSQSILLQARAIMKQELHDTVVVGEPPLSRKQMSSLEHCLYGSPFKFPRCQVSKFVEELVALLKTMVDGAKDSSDGSSTEQAWQVGAVRHICELYCCVAPVHHQHAIETIPVQTAIHHNNCLYLAHELLCLGVWFHGRTTLVDVASRIRWIGRVALCQQVDSQRKHLLDFLNEVSISENNQGLDAALRRCLFHIEQLKRVWLDVLPITSYLETVGSLLNSVLEHVVKSVVGMEDIASTLSEELAQVFEKVVDQAVNIFDIPACSSDGRILASDYVATWRKFCELKNLLRFNLREVMDRWADGRGPLAACFMPDELKRLIRALFQNTDRRAAALAQIR